In one Streptomyces sp. T12 genomic region, the following are encoded:
- a CDS encoding L-serine ammonia-lyase — protein sequence MAISVFDLFSIGIGPSSSHTVGPMRAARMFTQRLTAEGLLTDTARLHAQLFGSLGATGHGHGTPKAVMLGLEGHAPETVDVDQADLDVERITRTHRLHLPGGAIDFDPGTDLVLHRRRSLPHHPNGMTLTARVADGQTLMEKTYYSVGGGFVIDEEAIGADRIKPDTTLLKHPFSTGEELLRRCRETGYSISGLMLENEKAWRTEQEIRDGLLRIWAVMRDCVDAGLSREGVLPGGLKVRRRAASAARSLRVQGAPQWHAMEWVTLYAMAVNEENASGRRVVTAPTNGAAGIIPAVLHYYRDFIPGADDDSIIRFLLTAGAIGILFKQNASISGAEVGCQGEVGSACSMAAAGLAEVLGGSPEKVENAAEIGIEHNLGLTCDPVGGLVQIPCIERNGMAAVKAVTAARMALRGDGRHHVSLDKAIKTMKQTGDDMKTKYKETSRGGLAVNVIEC from the coding sequence GTGGCCATCAGCGTCTTCGACCTCTTCTCCATCGGCATCGGCCCCTCCTCCTCCCACACCGTGGGCCCCATGCGCGCAGCTCGCATGTTCACCCAGCGCCTGACCGCCGAAGGCCTCCTCACCGACACGGCCAGGCTGCACGCCCAGCTCTTCGGCTCGCTCGGCGCGACCGGTCACGGCCACGGCACTCCGAAGGCCGTCATGCTCGGACTGGAAGGCCACGCTCCCGAGACCGTCGACGTGGACCAGGCCGATCTCGATGTCGAACGCATCACCCGCACCCACCGCCTGCACCTGCCCGGCGGCGCCATCGACTTCGACCCCGGCACCGACCTGGTCCTGCACCGACGCCGATCGCTGCCCCACCACCCCAACGGCATGACCCTCACCGCCCGCGTCGCGGACGGGCAGACCCTGATGGAGAAGACGTATTACTCCGTCGGCGGAGGCTTCGTCATCGACGAAGAGGCCATCGGCGCGGACCGCATCAAACCCGACACCACCCTCCTCAAGCACCCCTTCTCCACCGGTGAGGAACTGCTGCGGCGCTGCCGTGAGACGGGGTATTCCATCTCCGGGCTGATGCTGGAGAACGAGAAGGCGTGGCGTACCGAACAGGAGATACGCGACGGCCTGCTGAGGATCTGGGCCGTGATGCGCGACTGCGTGGACGCCGGCCTGTCCCGCGAGGGCGTCCTGCCCGGCGGCCTCAAGGTCCGCCGCCGCGCCGCCTCCGCCGCCCGGTCCCTGCGCGTCCAGGGCGCCCCGCAGTGGCACGCCATGGAATGGGTCACCCTCTATGCCATGGCCGTCAACGAGGAGAACGCCTCCGGCCGCCGCGTGGTTACCGCGCCGACCAACGGCGCCGCCGGCATCATCCCCGCGGTCCTGCACTACTACCGCGACTTCATCCCCGGCGCCGACGACGACAGCATCATCCGCTTCCTGCTCACCGCCGGCGCGATCGGCATCCTCTTCAAGCAGAACGCCTCCATCTCCGGCGCCGAGGTCGGCTGCCAGGGCGAAGTCGGCTCCGCCTGCTCCATGGCGGCCGCTGGCCTGGCCGAAGTCCTCGGCGGCAGCCCCGAGAAGGTCGAGAACGCCGCCGAGATCGGCATCGAACACAACCTCGGCCTCACCTGCGACCCCGTCGGCGGCCTGGTCCAGATCCCCTGCATCGAACGCAACGGCATGGCCGCGGTCAAAGCCGTCACCGCCGCCCGCATGGCCCTGCGCGGGGACGGCCGACACCACGTCTCCCTCGACAAGGCCATCAAGACGATGAAGCAGACCGGCGACGACATGAAGACCAAGTACAAGGAGACCTCGCGCGGTGGCCTCGCCGTCAACGTCATCGAATGCTGA
- a CDS encoding IclR family transcriptional regulator, translated as MTSRTPPSASDEPTTPLAADEAEDAATLPKASAAGFSQSLERGLLILSSFSETRPVLGISDLGRAVGLNRSTTYRYVATLAKLGYLQQDPDSRKYSLGPRVVDLGFAAINSMEITRVAGPFLQALSDETGYTVSMAVLDGPDIVYVDRRRSGRAGTFAMGLHLHVGSRLPAYCTSMGKVLLAYQEPAVLRDLVDRTDLARRGPKTITAREQLMVALTRVRRTGFALNDEELAPGLRSLAAPVRDRSGAVVAAVNVAVHLTVWNASVESVMSRLEAPLRRATTEISTRLGHRPQA; from the coding sequence ATGACCTCACGGACACCGCCGTCGGCATCCGACGAGCCCACAACCCCCCTCGCAGCCGATGAGGCCGAGGACGCGGCGACGCTCCCGAAGGCGAGCGCCGCGGGGTTCTCCCAGTCCCTGGAACGCGGACTGCTGATCCTGTCGTCGTTCAGTGAGACGCGCCCCGTGCTGGGCATTTCCGACCTGGGGCGCGCGGTCGGCCTCAACCGCAGCACCACCTACCGCTACGTGGCGACACTGGCCAAACTCGGCTACCTGCAACAGGATCCGGACTCGCGGAAGTACTCTCTCGGGCCCCGGGTCGTCGACCTGGGATTCGCGGCGATCAACTCCATGGAGATCACCCGTGTCGCCGGGCCGTTCCTGCAGGCCCTGTCGGACGAGACCGGCTACACGGTGAGCATGGCCGTGCTCGACGGCCCGGACATCGTGTACGTCGACCGGCGGCGCAGCGGGCGCGCGGGCACCTTCGCCATGGGCCTCCACCTGCACGTCGGCTCCCGCCTTCCTGCCTACTGCACCTCGATGGGCAAGGTCCTGCTCGCATACCAGGAGCCGGCCGTACTGCGTGACCTGGTCGATCGCACGGACCTCGCCCGGCGAGGGCCGAAGACAATCACCGCGCGGGAGCAGCTCATGGTGGCGCTGACCCGGGTTCGGCGTACCGGATTCGCGCTCAACGACGAGGAACTCGCGCCCGGACTGCGATCGTTGGCCGCGCCGGTGAGGGACCGGTCCGGCGCGGTCGTGGCTGCGGTCAATGTCGCGGTGCACCTCACGGTGTGGAACGCCTCGGTGGAATCCGTCATGTCGCGCCTGGAAGCTCCCCTGCGTCGCGCGACGACGGAGATCTCCACCCGGCTCGGTCACCGGCCGCAAGCCTGA
- a CDS encoding aldehyde dehydrogenase family protein: MSLTRELLIGGKDLPALSGRTAEDINPYTGEVYATVAAAGPQDVTRAVDAADAAFAEWAAIAPFARRAIFLKAADLLDARAEQVAEIMAHEAGGTRPWAFFNVGLAANILREAAAAITAPRGEVLSAQEEGALGLAVREPLGVVAAFAPWNAPVILGVRAVAAPLAAGNTVVVKPSEDAPIACGLLVADVLREAGLPDGVLNVVTNAREDAAEIAEALIADPRVRAVNFTGSTGVGRIIGTHAAKHLKPAVLELGGKNAVIVLDDADVDYAVDAVTFSVFMNSGQICMSGDRILVHESLAEEFTQKFTAKVASLRAGDPAHPHTVLGPLVTASAAQRVAALVEDAVAKGATVLTGGGRPEGAVHAATVLTGVPKDADLYYAEAFGPVCVVETFGDDDTAVAVANDTDNGLTCGIITENATHGLSVARRVRTGIVHINDQSVADEPQAPFGGAKASGYGRFGGRWGIEAFSNTRWVTIATQQAHYPF, encoded by the coding sequence ATGTCTCTCACCCGTGAACTCCTCATCGGCGGCAAGGACCTGCCCGCCCTGTCCGGCCGCACCGCCGAGGACATCAACCCCTACACCGGCGAGGTCTACGCGACCGTCGCCGCGGCCGGCCCGCAGGACGTGACCCGCGCTGTGGACGCCGCCGACGCCGCGTTCGCCGAATGGGCCGCGATCGCGCCCTTCGCCCGTCGCGCGATCTTCCTCAAGGCGGCGGATCTGCTGGACGCACGTGCGGAGCAGGTGGCCGAGATCATGGCCCACGAGGCCGGCGGCACCCGCCCCTGGGCGTTCTTCAACGTGGGGCTGGCGGCGAACATCCTGCGGGAGGCGGCCGCCGCCATCACCGCTCCGCGCGGTGAGGTGCTCAGCGCGCAGGAGGAGGGCGCGCTGGGCCTGGCCGTGCGGGAACCGCTGGGCGTGGTCGCGGCGTTCGCGCCATGGAACGCTCCGGTCATCCTCGGTGTCCGGGCCGTGGCGGCGCCCCTTGCCGCCGGCAATACGGTCGTCGTCAAGCCCAGCGAGGACGCGCCGATCGCCTGCGGACTGCTCGTCGCGGACGTGCTGCGCGAGGCGGGACTGCCCGACGGAGTGCTCAACGTGGTCACCAACGCCCGTGAGGACGCGGCGGAGATCGCCGAGGCGCTGATCGCCGATCCCCGGGTGCGTGCCGTGAACTTCACCGGTTCCACCGGCGTCGGCCGGATCATCGGCACCCACGCGGCGAAGCATCTCAAGCCGGCCGTGCTCGAACTGGGCGGCAAGAACGCGGTGATCGTCCTGGACGACGCGGACGTGGACTACGCCGTCGACGCCGTCACCTTCAGCGTGTTCATGAACTCCGGGCAGATCTGCATGTCCGGCGACCGCATCCTCGTACACGAGTCGCTGGCCGAGGAGTTCACGCAGAAGTTCACCGCGAAGGTCGCCTCCCTCCGGGCCGGGGACCCCGCTCATCCGCACACCGTGCTGGGCCCGCTGGTCACCGCCTCCGCCGCACAGCGCGTCGCCGCCCTGGTGGAGGACGCGGTCGCCAAGGGAGCCACCGTGCTGACGGGCGGCGGACGGCCGGAGGGAGCGGTGCACGCGGCGACCGTGCTCACCGGCGTTCCCAAGGACGCGGACCTGTACTACGCGGAGGCCTTCGGGCCGGTCTGCGTCGTCGAGACGTTCGGCGACGACGACACCGCCGTGGCCGTCGCCAACGACACCGACAACGGTCTGACCTGCGGCATCATCACCGAGAACGCCACCCACGGACTGAGCGTCGCCCGTCGTGTCCGGACGGGCATCGTGCACATCAACGACCAGTCCGTGGCCGACGAGCCGCAAGCGCCCTTCGGTGGCGCGAAGGCCTCCGGATACGGCCGGTTCGGCGGACGGTGGGGCATCGAGGCGTTCTCCAACACCCGCTGGGTGACGATCGCGACCCAGCAGGCCCACTACCCCTTCTGA
- a CDS encoding NAD(P)-dependent alcohol dehydrogenase, giving the protein MRIQAAVFDKQDGPFRVEDIELDEPRAGEVLVRITATGICHTDGLARHGDLPFPAPGVLGHEGAGVVSAVGPGVTSVREGDHVVAGWPWCGECRNCLAGEPRYCARLGELLVGGVRPGTEASALSRADGGTLHGHFFGQSSFATHALTQANSLVKVPKDVPLDLLGPLACGLSTGAGAVLNTLRPQTGSSLVIYGTGSVGLAAVMAARNSGATTIIAVDRHTARLKLAAELGATHTVNAGDTDPVAAVHDICGGPADNALECTGIISVVRQAADSVGMLGTCALIGGAPAGAEFTLDHLTTLWGKRIVGVLGGGGRSTQLISALIDLYRQGRFPMERLVSWFTFDQIEQALQASYAGDVIKPIVRMPA; this is encoded by the coding sequence ATGCGTATACAAGCCGCCGTGTTCGACAAGCAGGACGGACCGTTCCGTGTCGAGGACATCGAACTGGACGAACCGCGGGCGGGTGAGGTCCTCGTGAGGATCACGGCCACCGGGATCTGCCACACCGACGGCCTGGCGCGGCACGGCGACCTCCCTTTCCCGGCTCCTGGTGTGCTCGGCCACGAAGGCGCCGGTGTCGTGTCCGCGGTGGGTCCCGGTGTCACGTCGGTGCGGGAGGGCGACCATGTCGTGGCGGGCTGGCCCTGGTGCGGCGAGTGCCGCAACTGCCTGGCCGGTGAGCCCCGTTACTGCGCCAGGCTCGGCGAACTCCTCGTCGGCGGAGTCCGGCCGGGGACCGAGGCCTCGGCGCTGAGCCGCGCGGACGGGGGGACCCTCCACGGCCACTTCTTCGGCCAGTCGTCGTTCGCCACGCACGCCCTCACACAGGCCAACAGCCTGGTAAAGGTACCGAAGGACGTCCCGCTCGACCTGCTCGGCCCCCTTGCCTGCGGGCTGTCCACCGGAGCGGGTGCCGTGCTCAACACGCTGCGCCCGCAGACCGGCTCCAGCCTCGTGATCTACGGCACGGGCTCGGTGGGACTGGCCGCTGTCATGGCCGCCCGCAACAGCGGCGCCACCACGATCATCGCCGTCGACCGGCACACCGCCCGGCTGAAGCTGGCAGCGGAACTCGGCGCCACGCACACCGTGAACGCCGGCGACACGGACCCCGTCGCCGCCGTGCACGACATCTGCGGCGGGCCCGCCGACAACGCCCTGGAGTGCACCGGCATCATCTCCGTCGTGCGCCAGGCCGCCGACTCGGTCGGCATGCTCGGCACCTGCGCGCTCATCGGCGGCGCCCCGGCGGGAGCCGAGTTCACCCTCGACCACCTCACCACCCTGTGGGGCAAGCGCATCGTCGGCGTCCTCGGCGGCGGCGGTCGCAGTACCCAACTCATCAGCGCACTCATCGACTTGTACCGCCAGGGCCGCTTCCCCATGGAACGCCTCGTCTCCTGGTTCACCTTCGACCAGATCGAGCAGGCGCTTCAGGCGTCGTACGCCGGTGACGTCATCAAGCCGATCGTCCGCATGCCCGCCTGA